In a genomic window of Gammaproteobacteria bacterium:
- a CDS encoding YebC/PmpR family DNA-binding transcriptional regulator, whose amino-acid sequence MGAQWKAKGRESAANAKGRLFTKLAKEIMVAARAGADPNLNSKLRLAVEQAKKGSMPKDNIERAIKKGAGLADEGVNYTKLIYEGFAPHRVPVIVECLTDNVNRTASNIRVLFRDGHLGAEGSVSWDFDHLGMIEATPESTTADPEVAAIEAGARDLEPAENGATLFLTDLSDLDAVARALPTHGFIVQSAELRYRPKNPVALSDAQRTEVEAFLEAVDADDDVQNVYPGLAG is encoded by the coding sequence ATGGGCGCACAGTGGAAAGCGAAAGGTCGGGAATCGGCGGCCAACGCAAAGGGTCGGCTGTTTACCAAGCTGGCAAAAGAAATCATGGTAGCCGCGCGCGCCGGCGCCGACCCGAACTTGAATTCGAAACTGCGCCTGGCCGTGGAGCAAGCGAAGAAAGGGTCCATGCCCAAGGACAATATCGAGCGGGCGATTAAGAAAGGTGCGGGCCTTGCCGACGAAGGAGTTAACTATACGAAGCTCATCTATGAAGGCTTCGCGCCGCACCGGGTGCCGGTCATTGTCGAATGTCTGACGGACAACGTGAACCGCACCGCCTCCAACATTCGCGTGCTGTTTCGCGACGGGCATCTGGGTGCCGAGGGCTCGGTGTCCTGGGATTTTGACCACCTCGGAATGATCGAAGCAACTCCCGAATCGACCACCGCCGACCCGGAAGTCGCCGCCATCGAGGCAGGTGCCCGCGATCTCGAACCGGCGGAGAACGGTGCGACGTTATTCCTTACTGATCTATCCGACCTCGACGCGGTAGCCCGTGCCCTACCGACACATGGATTTATCGTGCAGTCGGCGGAATTACGTTACCGGCCGAAAAATCCGGTGGCACTGAGCGACGCACAGCGCACGGAAGTCGAGGCGTTCTTAGAAGCCGTCGATGCGGATGATGATGTGCAGAATGTGTATCCGGGATTGGCGGGATAA
- a CDS encoding HAMP domain-containing protein, with amino-acid sequence MMRWFPASLFGRLMVVFLVVLLAAQFISAAILLRDRGAVVYEASGFHTAQRIADVVQLLEALPRDQRGVVLRAVNSTSFGVSEVMTPGLAETTDVHAAHLRQLLHRALADERRLIVAVTHVDAIDPDESMNVSHYPATTTHCAAFAVQLPLRDGQWVVFTQRLPPEQFTWPARLLAALGILLAAVLLVSFIAVRWITRPLAALSQAADGLGRDLRRAPLPETGPRETRLAAQAFNAMQSRLRGYLQDRERLLAAVSHDLKTPITRLRLRAELLTDETLKEKFVRDLGEMESMAAATLEFMQTAYDGEALQLMDINALLESMQADREEMGQSVMVEGQAYAPYPVKPIALKRALANLIDNAIKYGVRPVIRVEDSATQLSIVVADEGPGIPESLMEQVFEPFCRLEPSRSRETGGAGLGLSIARDIVHSHRGELVLRNRSIGGLEAILRLPR; translated from the coding sequence ATGATGCGCTGGTTCCCGGCATCGCTATTCGGACGTCTGATGGTCGTGTTTCTCGTCGTCTTGCTCGCCGCGCAATTCATCAGCGCTGCCATATTGCTGCGTGATCGCGGTGCGGTGGTTTACGAGGCAAGCGGCTTTCATACGGCACAGCGCATTGCCGATGTCGTGCAACTCCTGGAGGCGCTTCCTCGCGACCAACGAGGTGTCGTCTTGCGGGCCGTCAACAGCACGAGCTTCGGCGTCTCAGAAGTAATGACACCGGGACTGGCGGAAACGACCGATGTCCACGCCGCGCATTTGCGCCAGTTGCTGCATCGCGCGCTTGCCGACGAGCGCAGGCTCATCGTTGCGGTGACGCACGTCGATGCCATCGATCCGGATGAATCAATGAATGTTTCGCATTACCCAGCGACTACAACTCATTGCGCCGCGTTTGCCGTGCAACTGCCGTTGCGTGATGGTCAGTGGGTCGTGTTTACTCAGCGTCTTCCGCCGGAGCAGTTCACTTGGCCGGCGCGGCTCTTGGCGGCACTCGGAATTTTGTTGGCCGCCGTTCTTCTGGTTTCGTTCATTGCCGTGCGCTGGATCACGCGCCCGCTCGCCGCCCTTAGCCAAGCGGCCGACGGGCTCGGTCGCGACCTTCGCCGTGCGCCATTACCCGAAACCGGACCGCGCGAAACGCGCTTGGCGGCACAGGCGTTCAATGCCATGCAGTCGCGCCTGCGCGGCTATTTGCAGGATCGCGAACGGCTGCTCGCCGCGGTGTCGCATGACCTCAAAACACCGATCACACGGCTGCGTTTGCGCGCCGAGCTGCTCACCGATGAGACGCTAAAAGAAAAATTCGTACGCGACCTCGGCGAAATGGAAAGCATGGCCGCTGCCACGCTGGAATTCATGCAGACCGCGTACGACGGTGAGGCGTTACAGTTGATGGATATCAACGCGCTGCTCGAAAGCATGCAAGCCGATCGTGAAGAAATGGGCCAATCGGTGATGGTCGAAGGGCAGGCGTACGCGCCTTATCCGGTGAAGCCGATAGCACTCAAACGTGCGCTCGCCAATCTCATCGACAATGCGATCAAGTACGGCGTGCGCCCCGTGATTCGCGTGGAAGATTCAGCGACGCAGCTGAGTATCGTGGTCGCCGACGAAGGTCCCGGTATTCCAGAGAGTTTGATGGAGCAAGTCTTCGAGCCGTTCTGCCGGCTCGAACCGTCACGTAGTCGCGAAACCGGCGGCGCCGGACTGGGTTTGAGCATTGCGCGCGATATCGTGCATTCACACCGCGGTGAGTTGGTCCTGCGCAACCGTTCGATCGGCGGCCTCGAAGCAATACTGAGGTTGCCACGATAA
- a CDS encoding Ig-like domain-containing protein, translated as MTARQSFSILISLVFACLLGACGGGGGGDGVAPVAPDTTISGVAHDGRIANGTVTLYSFATGAKDEAAVLGQGCADDNGNYAITINAPSQPILVEITGDRCKNADNTSGGRYTEDASGVAIALKSPQVLRAVTPYTLGKSATVHVTYYTHLAAALAQYYVAQGQAASDAINNANTVIGLWLDLPILTTEPLDITNPANASTSLTDGLKYGFMTAAVSQWTLTANRTQNIADHTVYNSISFAQLAFDDLVTDGLLNGVGKNGPIPPLGTIALNAEVYRHKMAVAMLQMVQGTRNRTGLSVAAVVNPIKAFNDSTQPIFGMQEVTPLDEGGPKIPSISPAAGSTVSGEFTASATVSDIVGLTKVDFYLTFPDSVAHFPLPLDLPENLNNPRSTVNSKLYPNGANWTLHVEATNLLGHGGAAKANPLTINN; from the coding sequence ATGACCGCACGCCAATCGTTTTCGATTCTTATTAGCCTCGTGTTCGCTTGCCTACTCGGCGCGTGCGGTGGCGGTGGTGGTGGCGACGGTGTTGCCCCCGTTGCGCCCGACACAACAATCTCCGGCGTCGCCCACGACGGGCGTATTGCCAACGGCACAGTGACACTCTATTCCTTCGCGACCGGTGCTAAGGACGAAGCGGCCGTCCTCGGGCAAGGTTGCGCCGACGACAACGGAAACTATGCGATTACGATTAACGCCCCCTCGCAGCCCATTCTTGTTGAAATTACCGGTGATCGCTGTAAGAACGCCGATAACACCAGCGGCGGTCGATACACCGAAGACGCATCGGGAGTAGCGATTGCGCTCAAGTCTCCGCAAGTCCTGCGAGCAGTGACGCCATACACGCTCGGCAAATCTGCCACCGTTCACGTCACGTATTACACCCATCTCGCCGCCGCGCTCGCTCAGTATTATGTCGCGCAAGGTCAGGCAGCCTCGGACGCTATTAATAACGCCAATACGGTCATCGGCTTGTGGCTCGACCTGCCGATTCTGACCACCGAACCGCTCGATATCACAAACCCCGCAAACGCGTCGACGTCGTTAACCGATGGCCTGAAATATGGCTTCATGACCGCCGCCGTTTCGCAATGGACGCTCACCGCCAATCGGACGCAAAACATTGCCGATCACACCGTTTATAACTCGATCTCGTTTGCGCAATTGGCGTTTGATGATCTCGTCACCGATGGACTGTTAAATGGAGTCGGCAAAAATGGACCTATTCCCCCACTGGGCACCATTGCGCTGAACGCCGAGGTCTATCGTCACAAGATGGCTGTCGCCATGTTGCAGATGGTCCAGGGTACGCGTAACCGCACGGGGTTGAGTGTCGCCGCCGTAGTGAACCCGATCAAAGCATTCAACGACAGCACGCAGCCGATTTTCGGCATGCAGGAAGTCACCCCACTGGACGAAGGTGGGCCGAAGATTCCCAGTATCTCACCTGCGGCCGGCAGTACAGTTAGCGGAGAGTTCACGGCGAGTGCGACGGTCAGCGATATTGTCGGCCTGACGAAAGTCGACTTCTACCTCACCTTTCCGGACTCCGTCGCTCACTTTCCTCTTCCTCTCGACTTGCCTGAGAACCTGAACAATCCTCGTAGCACTGTAAATTCGAAACTCTACCCCAATGGAGCCAACTGGACTTTACATGTTGAGGCCACCAATTTGCTCGGTCACGGTGGGGCGGCGAAAGCGAATCCATTAACAATTAACAATTGA
- a CDS encoding VOC family protein translates to MNPVVHFEMPYDNRERMATFYQSTFGWQTQMLGEDMGNYVVATTAQSDAKPGAPAGAINGGFYPKKPDWPAQYPSVVIAVADIHDAMKKVTQAGGKVLGEPMEIPEIGLYVSFLDTEGNRNSMLQPNGG, encoded by the coding sequence ATGAACCCTGTCGTTCATTTCGAAATGCCCTACGACAATCGAGAGCGAATGGCGACGTTTTATCAGTCAACGTTTGGCTGGCAGACGCAGATGCTGGGTGAGGACATGGGCAACTATGTCGTTGCCACCACCGCGCAGTCGGACGCAAAACCGGGCGCGCCAGCGGGTGCCATCAATGGCGGCTTCTATCCGAAAAAGCCGGACTGGCCGGCGCAATATCCGTCGGTGGTTATCGCCGTTGCTGACATCCACGATGCCATGAAGAAAGTCACCCAGGCGGGCGGCAAAGTTTTGGGCGAGCCGATGGAGATTCCGGAGATAGGGCTATACGTTTCATTCCTGGATACCGAGGGCAACCGCAACAGTATGCTGCAGCCAAACGGGGGCTAA
- a CDS encoding HAD-IA family hydrolase, with amino-acid sequence MTFSRAYKILTFDVIGTLIDFETGILNCIRAIADNVAIELTDREILESFAQAEDAQHRLIPNMSFTQMLEPIYCDMATTLELPIANDEAQRFRLSVVNWPAFPDSIDALRRLKTSYRLVALTNADNWALDHMATTLGQPFHDAVTASDVGCNKPDPQMFAYCRGRQSVHGFMLNDYLHVAQSQYHDIGVAKRLGYHVCLIERRRRHGFGATPIPQTITTPHYHYSTLAELATNLLGSA; translated from the coding sequence ATGACTTTTTCTCGCGCTTACAAGATTCTCACCTTCGACGTCATCGGTACCTTGATCGATTTTGAAACGGGCATCCTTAATTGCATCCGCGCGATTGCGGACAATGTCGCTATCGAGTTAACCGATCGTGAAATTTTAGAATCGTTCGCCCAGGCAGAGGACGCCCAGCATCGCCTGATACCCAACATGTCGTTTACGCAAATGCTCGAACCCATTTACTGTGACATGGCAACAACGCTTGAGTTACCGATAGCGAACGACGAAGCGCAGCGCTTTCGATTGTCGGTCGTCAATTGGCCCGCCTTTCCCGATTCGATCGACGCGTTAAGACGGCTTAAGACGAGCTATCGACTGGTCGCGCTTACCAACGCCGATAACTGGGCGCTCGACCATATGGCGACGACGCTGGGGCAGCCCTTCCATGACGCGGTTACTGCCAGCGATGTGGGATGTAACAAACCCGATCCGCAAATGTTCGCGTACTGTCGCGGGAGGCAAAGCGTTCACGGGTTCATGTTGAACGACTATCTGCACGTCGCCCAAAGCCAGTATCACGATATCGGTGTTGCCAAACGCCTGGGCTATCACGTCTGCTTGATTGAGCGCCGCCGTCGGCACGGCTTCGGTGCCACGCCTATCCCGCAAACGATTACGACACCGCACTATCACTACTCGACGCTGGCGGAGCTCGCCACGAACTTACTCGGATCCGCATAA
- a CDS encoding serine protein kinase RIO: MRTPEGLQPLLDDGIVDEVLRQLKSGKEASVYVVRCGSEIRCAKIYKDMGQRSFQQRAQYQEGRKVRGSRDARAMAKATRYGRKEQEAAWKNTEVDALYQLVAAGVRVPQPYGFFSGVLIMELVSDAEGYTAPRLGEVELSPEQARAYHQFLIGQIVRMLCSGLIHGDLSEFNVLIGSHGPVIIDLPQAVNAAGNNNAFTMLARDVKNITDTLGRFAPELLGTQYAAEMWALFDQGELTPDTKLTGSFIKDEMSADVGDVMLAIDDARDEAIRRERGRDEARFADGN, encoded by the coding sequence ATGAGAACACCTGAAGGGCTACAACCGTTGCTGGATGACGGCATTGTCGATGAAGTGTTGCGCCAGCTCAAAAGCGGCAAGGAGGCGTCGGTCTATGTCGTGCGCTGCGGATCGGAAATTCGTTGCGCCAAGATTTATAAAGACATGGGCCAGCGTAGTTTCCAGCAGCGCGCGCAATATCAGGAAGGGCGGAAGGTGCGTGGCAGTCGCGACGCTCGCGCCATGGCGAAGGCCACGCGTTACGGTCGCAAGGAGCAGGAAGCGGCGTGGAAAAACACCGAAGTCGACGCGCTGTACCAATTGGTGGCGGCGGGCGTGCGTGTACCTCAGCCCTATGGTTTCTTCAGCGGTGTGCTGATCATGGAGTTGGTCAGCGATGCCGAAGGCTATACCGCACCGCGGTTGGGTGAAGTGGAGTTGTCACCGGAACAGGCGCGCGCGTACCACCAGTTTCTGATCGGCCAGATCGTACGCATGCTCTGCAGCGGCCTGATCCACGGCGATCTCTCCGAGTTCAATGTGCTGATCGGGTCGCACGGGCCCGTCATCATCGATCTGCCGCAAGCGGTGAACGCCGCCGGCAACAACAACGCGTTTACGATGCTGGCGCGCGACGTGAAGAACATCACCGATACTCTCGGTCGGTTCGCACCGGAACTCCTGGGGACTCAGTACGCCGCCGAGATGTGGGCGTTGTTCGACCAGGGAGAGCTGACGCCTGACACTAAGCTCACCGGGAGCTTCATCAAGGACGAGATGTCGGCTGACGTGGGTGATGTGATGCTGGCAATCGACGATGCGCGCGACGAAGCGATACGGCGCGAGCGCGGTCGCGATGAGGCAAGGTTTGCCGACGGGAATTGA
- a CDS encoding PKD domain-containing protein gives MTSSFCVHRRIAASRKLITNAVTLIIAILPSLFLTSCGGGGGGDGARQTPPPVVTDLKVSDDKPFALSSVTFSARCTGEGLSYTWDFGDGEKTPAKEISPGSDAVSAEHFYEHEGPKQISVTCIDSFHQQTSLAVTVNVQPARVGDMSHLACSGERGRGWCVQNPLPTATNFASVAIVKPAIVGSEPQTIWAVGTNKAIVKTTDGGRNWRVQKSGTSHDVTSIAAVDTNTAWATGNNYNSSVILKTIDGSTWIPQPLPLPAEPNLKLHSISAVDKETAWAVGESDSGVVVLRTINGGPWESKISNTQGTLYSVAAVDANTAWAVGSDGQDRLILKTEDGGKSWASLSLGRFDGITSDLSSIVAVSANTAWAVGSVGEYGALYITSNTAPDGTITFHPQGGSTGKSLTSIAAINANTALAVGYGWNGAPAPIVKITINSNNVLGIQDATTSEVGTDSLSAIAVYSSAIWVAGKDSTILKATDDGSNAFIWEHKNSGSSKGLNSVAAVDLNTVWAVGDYGTILKTPNGNAWVPQKAEQLDKSSKNSAVSVAVVDASTAWVLAWDGKILKTTDGGTTWISTSMPELPLRAITAVDANTAWAVSRKLLSPGVYASAVFKITTTTVNGIATFALEEKIIGTDPLVAIAVVDAKTIWAMGYGTIFKTQNGDQNLENQKWESKAIEVTEGVPFSGMYSMAAIDKDTVLGVGSDGTIVKIVTTTTSTGIQFKIDGKSLEKNYTLKSIAVAKNANSDVSGIVAWAVGSHWVNGTDVIFKTEDGGAIWVRQDPGTASSLTSVTAVDKDTAWAVGAGGLILKTVTGGYQ, from the coding sequence GTGACTTCATCATTCTGTGTCCACAGACGCATCGCCGCCTCACGTAAACTGATAACAAACGCAGTCACGCTAATCATTGCAATCCTCCCTTCGCTATTCCTCACCTCCTGTGGCGGCGGTGGTGGTGGTGACGGTGCGCGCCAGACTCCGCCGCCCGTCGTGACCGACCTTAAGGTATCAGACGACAAACCGTTCGCATTGTCCTCCGTAACGTTTTCGGCACGATGCACTGGAGAGGGTCTCAGCTACACCTGGGATTTTGGCGATGGCGAAAAAACACCGGCGAAGGAAATTTCGCCAGGCTCAGACGCTGTTTCGGCAGAGCACTTCTATGAACACGAAGGCCCCAAACAAATTAGCGTCACCTGTATCGATTCCTTCCATCAACAAACATCGTTAGCGGTTACTGTAAACGTCCAGCCCGCAAGAGTCGGTGATATGTCGCACCTCGCTTGCAGTGGTGAGAGGGGTCGCGGTTGGTGTGTGCAGAATCCGCTGCCAACAGCGACGAATTTCGCAAGTGTTGCGATCGTGAAACCCGCAATCGTAGGGAGCGAACCGCAAACTATCTGGGCCGTCGGAACTAACAAGGCCATCGTAAAGACTACGGACGGAGGCAGAAATTGGAGGGTTCAGAAATCGGGTACGTCACACGACGTTACATCCATTGCGGCGGTGGACACAAACACAGCTTGGGCGACAGGAAACAATTACAACAGCTCAGTCATTTTGAAGACGATTGATGGTTCCACTTGGATACCGCAACCCCTTCCGCTGCCCGCTGAACCCAATCTCAAGCTCCATTCCATTTCCGCCGTCGACAAAGAGACGGCCTGGGCTGTTGGAGAAAGTGACAGTGGGGTGGTGGTGCTTAGGACTATTAATGGTGGCCCATGGGAAAGCAAAATTTCTAATACGCAGGGCACCCTCTATTCCGTTGCTGCGGTAGATGCGAATACTGCCTGGGCAGTTGGGTCGGATGGGCAAGACCGTCTGATCCTGAAAACCGAAGATGGTGGAAAATCTTGGGCTTCCCTCAGCCTTGGAAGATTTGACGGTATCACCTCCGACCTCAGTTCCATTGTCGCCGTGAGCGCAAATACGGCCTGGGCCGTGGGTAGCGTCGGCGAGTACGGAGCCCTATATATCACTTCAAACACTGCCCCAGATGGCACCATCACGTTCCATCCACAGGGTGGCTCCACCGGAAAATCGTTGACGTCTATTGCCGCCATAAATGCCAATACAGCTTTGGCCGTGGGGTACGGGTGGAACGGAGCGCCGGCGCCGATTGTCAAGATCACGATCAATTCCAATAATGTATTGGGCATTCAAGATGCCACAACGAGTGAGGTTGGGACGGATAGTTTAAGCGCGATTGCGGTGTATTCCAGTGCAATCTGGGTGGCCGGAAAAGACAGTACAATTTTGAAAGCGACAGATGACGGCAGCAACGCATTTATTTGGGAACACAAGAATTCCGGAAGCAGCAAAGGATTGAATTCCGTTGCGGCCGTCGATTTGAACACAGTCTGGGCTGTCGGTGACTACGGTACGATTCTAAAGACTCCCAATGGCAATGCTTGGGTGCCACAAAAAGCCGAGCAGCTCGATAAGTCCTCTAAAAATTCTGCTGTATCTGTTGCTGTTGTTGACGCGAGTACGGCGTGGGTGCTTGCTTGGGATGGCAAGATTCTAAAAACTACCGATGGCGGTACAACCTGGATAAGTACCTCTATGCCAGAACTCCCCTTGCGTGCAATTACTGCGGTGGACGCAAATACGGCGTGGGCAGTTAGCAGGAAACTGTTGTCACCGGGTGTGTATGCGAGTGCGGTTTTCAAAATTACGACGACAACTGTCAATGGCATTGCCACGTTTGCGTTAGAGGAGAAGATTATCGGGACAGATCCTCTCGTCGCCATCGCTGTTGTAGATGCGAAAACTATTTGGGCGATGGGATACGGCACGATTTTCAAGACGCAAAACGGCGATCAAAATTTGGAGAACCAGAAATGGGAGAGCAAGGCCATCGAAGTGACTGAAGGAGTACCGTTCTCTGGTATGTATTCTATGGCCGCTATAGATAAGGATACGGTTTTGGGTGTGGGCTCTGACGGGACGATCGTTAAGATTGTAACGACAACTACCAGCACCGGCATTCAATTCAAAATAGATGGCAAGAGCCTAGAAAAAAACTACACCCTTAAGTCTATTGCCGTAGCGAAGAACGCCAATTCCGATGTTAGCGGGATCGTAGCTTGGGCGGTGGGATCCCACTGGGTTAATGGGACTGACGTTATTTTTAAAACCGAGGATGGCGGTGCCATTTGGGTTCGACAGGACCCAGGTACCGCAAGCTCCCTGACATCCGTCACCGCGGTGGATAAAGACACGGCGTGGGCGGTTGGAGCGGGTGGACTCATTTTAAAAACCGTTACCGGCGGTTACCAATAA
- a CDS encoding KUP/HAK/KT family potassium transporter: protein MARILILERLNRRIGAAHRYVWTVAACIVVTLLAFPLHERVVLVTVSVLPIPRAAESQRISIERLSQRFFRVEIHFGFMEEPDVPAVLNQYNGNDLSFEPMQTSFFLGRETILLKVTKGMAHWRKKLFVAMFRNAGSPSAYLKLPPNRVVELGAQFVL, encoded by the coding sequence ATGGCGCGAATTCTTATTTTAGAACGACTCAATCGCAGGATCGGTGCGGCTCATCGGTATGTCTGGACGGTAGCGGCGTGCATTGTCGTGACGTTGCTCGCGTTTCCGCTGCACGAGCGGGTAGTTCTCGTAACCGTGTCGGTCTTGCCGATTCCACGCGCGGCCGAGTCGCAACGTATCTCGATTGAACGCCTTAGTCAGCGTTTCTTTCGAGTCGAAATCCATTTTGGATTCATGGAAGAGCCGGATGTACCGGCGGTGCTCAATCAGTACAACGGCAATGATTTGTCCTTCGAGCCAATGCAAACGTCATTTTTCCTTGGCCGCGAGACAATTTTGCTGAAGGTAACGAAAGGGATGGCGCATTGGCGCAAAAAATTGTTTGTCGCCATGTTCCGCAATGCGGGTAGTCCGTCCGCGTATTTAAAGTTGCCGCCGAACCGAGTCGTCGAGCTCGGCGCGCAGTTCGTGCTGTGA
- a CDS encoding tautomerase family protein has translation MPAATIEVRKTYAADREVEIINAVHAAMMEGLKIPESEKNVRLIVHPPHRFAAPSDKEDLFTFISIDLIVGRSLDAKKTLYQAIVRNLERLDIPRNHVEIVLRDIPLEDWAVNGGVPASEVDLGFDLKV, from the coding sequence GTGCCAGCCGCCACCATTGAAGTCCGAAAGACATACGCCGCGGATCGCGAAGTCGAGATCATCAACGCGGTACACGCCGCCATGATGGAAGGACTAAAAATTCCCGAATCGGAAAAGAACGTCCGTCTCATCGTGCACCCGCCACACCGATTTGCGGCGCCGTCGGACAAAGAGGATCTATTCACTTTTATCAGCATCGACTTGATCGTGGGTCGATCACTCGACGCGAAGAAGACGCTCTATCAGGCAATCGTCAGAAATCTTGAGCGCCTCGACATACCACGTAACCACGTCGAGATAGTGTTGCGAGACATACCGCTCGAAGACTGGGCCGTAAACGGCGGCGTTCCGGCTTCTGAAGTGGATTTAGGATTTGACCTGAAGGTGTAG